The following are encoded in a window of Corynebacterium argentoratense DSM 44202 genomic DNA:
- the lnt gene encoding apolipoprotein N-acyltransferase, translated as MTSRSTGVAISAARGLLAALSGWMVFMSYAPHSHWRLGIIGITLLLVAAAPWGCDDRPRLRVGALVGLIHGLTLYLFLLPWIGVFVGKMPYIALAITESLYSIPIGLFAAAATSLAYRRRYWALAAFALMFCATEWLRSTWPFGGFAWGRISWGQVDGPLVGFAALGGPSLVTTATVACSAALFVLVSAALRLRGQPSARPAKSSIIAPTAVSLASLLAVVGSGAWLTIDQDSSAQAAETSDDVLKVAAVQGNVPRMGLDFNAQRRAVLNNHVKQTEGIDQPVDLVVWPENASDVNPFSDPTAMASITRAVNHANAPTLVGTLTRDPEDHNTVVVFDPTTGPGERHYKKYLQPFGEYMPYRSFFRLFSSYVDQAGNFVPGDGNGVVHINHNGHQLGVGVSTCYEVAFDAAGRDAVKAGAEILTTPTNNATFGFTDMTYQQLAMSRLRARELDRSVIVAATSGSSAIILPNGQVTQQSGIFEAATLIDSVPLRTTVTFAARYGNVVEYLTMVFGWLSAIAALLAARRADAD; from the coding sequence ATGACGTCGCGTAGCACCGGTGTCGCCATCTCCGCTGCGCGTGGCCTGCTGGCGGCATTATCCGGCTGGATGGTGTTTATGTCCTACGCGCCGCATAGCCACTGGCGCCTAGGAATCATCGGGATCACCCTCCTACTTGTTGCCGCCGCACCCTGGGGATGTGATGACCGCCCCCGTCTACGCGTGGGGGCTCTTGTCGGACTCATTCACGGGCTGACGCTGTATTTATTTCTCCTGCCATGGATCGGCGTGTTCGTAGGCAAGATGCCCTATATTGCGCTCGCTATCACCGAATCGCTCTACAGCATCCCCATCGGATTGTTCGCAGCCGCCGCGACGTCACTAGCGTACAGGCGACGCTATTGGGCCCTGGCCGCGTTCGCATTGATGTTTTGTGCAACGGAGTGGCTGCGCTCTACATGGCCTTTTGGTGGTTTCGCATGGGGGCGCATCAGTTGGGGACAAGTCGATGGCCCCCTCGTCGGGTTCGCTGCACTAGGCGGGCCATCCCTGGTCACCACCGCCACGGTTGCGTGCAGCGCCGCACTGTTTGTCCTCGTTAGCGCCGCATTGCGCCTGCGTGGACAGCCCAGCGCACGGCCCGCGAAGTCATCAATAATTGCGCCCACAGCCGTGAGCTTGGCCAGCCTGCTAGCAGTAGTTGGCAGCGGCGCATGGCTAACCATCGACCAAGACAGCTCAGCGCAAGCGGCCGAAACATCAGACGATGTGCTGAAGGTAGCGGCGGTGCAAGGCAACGTGCCGCGCATGGGGCTGGACTTCAACGCCCAGCGACGCGCCGTATTAAACAACCATGTGAAACAAACCGAAGGCATAGACCAGCCCGTCGACCTGGTGGTTTGGCCTGAAAATGCCTCGGACGTCAACCCCTTCAGCGACCCCACCGCAATGGCTTCCATTACGCGCGCAGTCAACCACGCGAACGCCCCTACACTGGTCGGCACACTCACGCGTGACCCCGAAGACCACAACACCGTCGTTGTGTTCGACCCAACCACCGGGCCAGGGGAGAGGCACTACAAGAAATACCTCCAGCCTTTCGGCGAGTACATGCCCTACCGCAGTTTTTTCCGCCTCTTTTCCTCATACGTCGACCAGGCCGGAAACTTCGTGCCCGGCGACGGCAACGGTGTAGTACACATCAATCACAACGGCCACCAACTTGGAGTGGGAGTATCGACCTGCTACGAGGTCGCATTCGATGCTGCAGGAAGAGACGCCGTAAAAGCCGGTGCAGAAATCCTCACCACCCCCACCAACAACGCGACCTTCGGTTTCACCGACATGACCTACCAGCAACTGGCCATGTCACGGCTGCGAGCGCGTGAATTAGACCGCTCTGTCATTGTTGCTGCAACCTCCGGTTCCAGCGCAATCATCCTTCCAAATGGCCAGGTCACGCAGCAATCCGGGATTTTTGAAGCCGCGACGCTCATCGATTCCGTGCCGTTGCGCACGACTGTGACGTTTGCGGCACGCTATGGCAATGTGGTCGAATACCTAACGATGGTTTTCGGCTGGCTAAGCGCTATCGCAGCGCTCCTCGCAGCTCGAAGAGCTGACGCAGACTGA
- a CDS encoding precorrin-8X methylmutase has product MNHNSSEQFGPHNYITDGAEIYRRSFAMIREESNLSGFDPAQQTVAVRMIHAAGQTDLAGDIEFSPNLVPAARRALEQGAPIISDVNMVASGVTRKRLPADNPVVCLLKDPRTPELAAQLGTTRTAAAMQLAGDMLDGAVVAIGNAPTALFHLLNWFADADARGIARPRPAAVLGIPVGFVGAEESKQALSDVAADLGLEFVTVHGRRGGSAITCAALNALAAEKEIM; this is encoded by the coding sequence ATGAACCACAACAGCTCCGAGCAGTTCGGCCCCCACAACTACATCACTGACGGGGCAGAAATCTACCGCCGCTCGTTCGCAATGATCCGCGAGGAAAGCAACTTAAGCGGATTCGACCCAGCGCAGCAAACCGTCGCCGTCCGCATGATCCACGCAGCGGGCCAGACCGACCTCGCCGGAGACATCGAATTCTCCCCCAACCTGGTGCCGGCCGCGCGCCGGGCCCTGGAACAGGGTGCCCCGATTATTAGTGACGTCAATATGGTCGCGAGTGGCGTTACACGCAAGCGTTTGCCAGCCGACAACCCCGTGGTGTGTTTGCTTAAAGACCCGCGTACCCCTGAGTTGGCGGCGCAGCTGGGCACGACGCGCACGGCTGCCGCAATGCAGTTGGCCGGGGACATGCTCGATGGTGCTGTGGTGGCCATTGGTAACGCCCCCACTGCCCTGTTCCATCTGCTTAATTGGTTTGCGGATGCGGATGCCCGGGGTATTGCGCGGCCGCGTCCTGCCGCAGTACTGGGTATTCCGGTGGGGTTTGTCGGCGCTGAGGAATCAAAGCAGGCCTTGAGCGATGTCGCCGCCGACCTTGGGTTGGAGTTTGTGACGGTTCATGGCCGCAGGGGCGGTTCGGCGATCACCTGTGCTGCTCTTAACGCACTCGCGGCGGAAAAGGAGATTATGTAA
- the cobN gene encoding cobaltochelatase subunit CobN has product MILLLTTSDTDLLTAKAASRHEGVEFSYANANRFSGRLDKLDEHLDAADIVIVRLLGGRRAWESGVDHVLASGKPVILVSGELAVDAELTELSTVPAGVVTTAHTYLAEGGEANLVNLHNFLSDTILLTGFGFEQPSRMPFWGHLDYQPESVRTVVGGASPRIAVLYYRAHHLAGNTDYIRALCDAIAARGATPVPIFSASLRQAPDDLLDELRTMDALITTVLAAGGTKPTGVGAGGDDEAWDVKQLAELDVPIIQGLALTNPRADWEDNDDGLSPLDVATQVAVPEFDGRIITIPFSFKEYDSDGLISYVPDLERCSRLASIAYRHARLRHLRNEDKKIVVMLSAYPTKHARIGNAVGLDTPASTLRVLKALHDAGYDLGDTSAIPGYNDDPALMDGDTFMHAIIDAGGHDPNWLTEEVLASNPLKVSAEDYKAFFNTLPAVMQEEMTEHWGAAPGTHYVNPETQEIYVAGLVFGNVVVMVQPPRGFGDNPVGIYHDPDLPANHHYLGTYFWLREIFGADAIVHMGKHGNMEWLPGKAVGLSSECYTDQAVADLPLIYPFLVNDPGEGTQAKRRAHAVLVDHMIPPMARAETYGDITRLEQLLDEHANIAAMDPAKLPAIRQEIWTLLTAAQMDKDLGWEERPAEDVFDDMLMHIDGWLCEIKDVAIRGGLHILGEEISEDVRIDLILAMLRARQLWGGEMAVVGLREALGLSEQGDESRTRVDEVENYARDLLVALDAAEWNADAIDGVINNATLPDSANVDTVRAILQFACTEIVPRLAQTPREITQILHALNGGFIEAGPSGSPMRGLMNVLPTGRNFYSVDPKALPSRLAWETGQLLADSLIERYQSEHDGAYPTSVGLSVWGTSAMRTSGDDIAEVFALLGVRPLWDEASRRVTSLELIPLEELGRPRIDTTVRVSGFFRDAFPHVLSLLDDAVQMAAHADEPAEQNFVKAHAAEESAEQGGGELPEGHVSRIFGSKPGTYGAGLLELIESGNWRDDADLAEVYTTWGGYIYGRGIQGVEGAEKMRQAYKRIQVAAKNMDSKEHDIADSDDYFQYHGGMVATVRALTGKDPEAYIGDSTRQETVKTRSLHEESRRVFRARVVNPRWIEAMRRHGYKGAFEMSATVDYLFGYDATTGLMDDWMYETLTDTYVADPVNREFFEQSNPWALKDISERLLEAADRGLWEEPTQEALDTLRQTFLDMEGELEERS; this is encoded by the coding sequence GTGATTCTTCTACTCACCACCTCTGACACCGACCTGTTGACGGCCAAGGCAGCCTCCCGCCACGAGGGGGTGGAGTTTTCCTACGCCAACGCCAACCGCTTTAGTGGACGTTTAGACAAGCTGGATGAGCATCTTGATGCCGCGGACATCGTGATCGTGCGTCTGTTGGGCGGTCGCAGGGCATGGGAATCCGGCGTGGATCACGTGTTGGCCAGTGGCAAGCCGGTCATTTTGGTCTCGGGCGAGCTCGCTGTGGATGCGGAGCTGACGGAATTATCTACTGTTCCCGCTGGCGTGGTGACGACGGCGCATACTTACCTGGCTGAGGGTGGGGAAGCGAACCTGGTCAATCTGCATAACTTTCTGTCTGACACGATTTTGTTGACTGGTTTTGGTTTCGAGCAGCCTTCTCGCATGCCTTTCTGGGGGCACCTGGATTATCAGCCCGAATCGGTTCGCACCGTGGTTGGGGGAGCGTCACCACGGATTGCTGTTCTGTATTACCGCGCGCATCATTTGGCCGGTAACACCGATTACATTCGGGCCCTGTGCGACGCTATTGCTGCACGTGGCGCCACCCCGGTGCCGATTTTCTCCGCGTCGCTGCGTCAGGCTCCGGATGATCTGCTTGATGAGCTTCGCACCATGGATGCGTTGATCACCACCGTGCTAGCTGCCGGTGGAACTAAACCAACCGGGGTGGGTGCCGGTGGCGACGATGAGGCCTGGGATGTCAAGCAGCTCGCGGAACTTGATGTGCCGATCATTCAGGGTCTCGCGCTAACCAATCCCCGAGCCGACTGGGAGGATAATGACGACGGCCTGAGCCCTTTGGACGTCGCCACCCAAGTTGCGGTGCCGGAGTTCGACGGGCGCATCATCACCATTCCGTTCAGCTTCAAAGAGTACGACTCCGACGGGTTGATCTCTTATGTTCCGGACCTCGAGCGCTGCTCACGGCTAGCGTCGATCGCGTACAGGCACGCCCGCCTGCGGCACCTGCGCAATGAAGACAAGAAGATCGTCGTCATGCTGTCGGCATACCCCACCAAGCACGCCCGCATCGGCAACGCTGTGGGCTTGGATACCCCGGCATCGACGTTGCGCGTGCTCAAAGCGCTGCATGACGCCGGATACGACCTGGGCGACACCTCCGCGATTCCTGGTTATAACGATGACCCGGCGCTCATGGATGGCGACACCTTTATGCACGCCATCATCGACGCAGGCGGCCACGACCCGAACTGGTTGACCGAGGAGGTATTGGCTTCCAACCCGCTGAAGGTCAGCGCCGAGGATTACAAGGCTTTCTTTAACACTCTTCCTGCAGTCATGCAGGAAGAAATGACGGAGCACTGGGGTGCGGCCCCCGGCACACACTACGTCAATCCCGAGACCCAAGAGATCTACGTCGCCGGCCTGGTGTTCGGCAACGTCGTGGTCATGGTGCAGCCGCCACGTGGTTTCGGTGATAACCCAGTGGGCATCTATCACGACCCTGATCTTCCCGCCAACCACCACTACCTGGGAACCTACTTCTGGTTGCGTGAAATTTTTGGGGCGGACGCGATCGTCCACATGGGTAAGCACGGCAACATGGAATGGCTGCCCGGTAAGGCAGTGGGCTTGTCGAGCGAGTGCTACACGGACCAAGCGGTAGCCGACCTGCCTTTGATCTACCCCTTCCTCGTCAACGACCCCGGTGAAGGCACCCAGGCAAAACGTCGCGCACACGCCGTACTCGTCGACCACATGATTCCCCCCATGGCACGCGCCGAAACCTACGGGGATATCACCCGCCTGGAGCAGCTACTAGACGAGCACGCCAATATCGCGGCGATGGACCCCGCCAAACTCCCCGCCATCCGCCAAGAGATTTGGACGCTGCTCACCGCCGCCCAAATGGACAAAGACCTCGGCTGGGAAGAACGCCCCGCCGAAGACGTCTTCGACGACATGCTCATGCACATTGACGGCTGGTTGTGCGAGATTAAGGACGTCGCGATCCGGGGCGGACTGCACATCCTCGGCGAGGAAATCTCGGAAGACGTCCGCATCGACCTCATCCTGGCGATGCTGCGCGCCCGCCAACTCTGGGGCGGCGAAATGGCCGTCGTCGGTCTGCGCGAAGCCTTAGGGTTGAGCGAACAAGGCGACGAAAGCCGAACCCGAGTCGACGAAGTTGAAAACTATGCTCGCGATCTACTCGTCGCACTAGATGCGGCAGAGTGGAATGCTGACGCCATCGACGGCGTCATCAATAATGCAACTCTGCCTGACAGCGCCAATGTGGACACCGTCCGCGCAATCCTTCAATTCGCCTGCACCGAAATTGTGCCCCGCCTGGCCCAAACTCCGCGAGAAATCACCCAGATCCTGCACGCGCTCAATGGTGGCTTCATCGAGGCGGGTCCGTCTGGTTCCCCCATGCGCGGTTTGATGAACGTCCTGCCCACCGGTCGCAACTTCTACTCCGTCGACCCCAAGGCTCTGCCCAGCCGACTGGCGTGGGAAACCGGCCAGCTGCTTGCAGATTCCCTCATCGAGCGCTACCAATCCGAACACGACGGCGCATACCCCACCTCTGTCGGCCTATCCGTGTGGGGTACCTCCGCCATGCGCACATCCGGCGACGACATCGCCGAAGTCTTCGCCCTGCTGGGTGTCCGCCCCCTGTGGGACGAAGCCTCCCGGCGCGTGACCTCCCTAGAGCTCATCCCGTTGGAGGAACTGGGCAGGCCCCGCATCGACACCACCGTTCGTGTATCGGGCTTCTTCCGCGATGCCTTCCCGCACGTGTTGTCCCTTCTTGATGACGCCGTGCAAATGGCCGCGCACGCGGACGAACCAGCCGAGCAGAATTTCGTCAAGGCCCACGCCGCGGAGGAATCTGCCGAACAGGGTGGGGGAGAGCTACCCGAGGGCCACGTCTCCCGAATTTTCGGCTCCAAGCCCGGCACCTATGGCGCTGGCCTACTCGAGCTGATCGAGTCGGGCAACTGGCGTGATGACGCCGACTTGGCTGAGGTCTACACAACCTGGGGCGGCTACATTTATGGCCGCGGCATCCAAGGTGTCGAAGGCGCCGAAAAAATGCGACAGGCCTACAAGCGCATCCAGGTCGCTGCGAAGAACATGGATTCCAAGGAACATGACATCGCGGACTCTGATGATTACTTCCAGTACCACGGAGGCATGGTCGCCACCGTGCGTGCACTGACGGGTAAGGACCCCGAGGCCTACATCGGTGACTCCACCCGCCAGGAAACCGTCAAGACCCGTAGCCTGCACGAGGAATCCCGCCGTGTGTTCCGCGCTCGCGTGGTCAACCCCCGGTGGATTGAGGCTATGCGCCGCCACGGCTACAAGGGCGCATTCGAAATGTCCGCCACCGTTGACTACCTGTTCGGTTACGACGCGACCACCGGTCTGATGGACGATTGGATGTACGAGACCCTGACCGACACCTATGTGGCAGACCCGGTCAACCGCGAGTTTTTCGAGCAGTCCAATCCGTGGGCGCTTAAGGACATCTCCGAACGTTTGCTGGAGGCTGCCGACCGCGGCTTGTGGGAGGAGCCCACCCAGGAAGCCTTGGACACTCTGCGTCAGACCTTCCTTGATATGGAGGGTGAACTGGAGGAACGCTCCTAG
- a CDS encoding YceI family protein, which yields MKPVSRSPFVVLTIVAIVLLAFASVGPVVYKALTSTGIKTGEIHTDGALPASTDMEGTWEVIHGSGANMTSVGYTFHEILPGEDKDTSGSTHDVTGTVTVTGTQLTQAKIVVAMDTLETDVEKRDINVRRGILHTEDYPEAVFAVDKPVSIDGITEDGTVGHVTVPGVLTLHGVSKNVDAPLDILRTGNRVIIGGTVPINRLDFDVQTPEFVAAVIDEQGELNIRLTLEKV from the coding sequence ATGAAGCCTGTGTCCCGTTCACCCTTCGTTGTCCTGACCATCGTCGCCATCGTATTGTTGGCATTCGCGAGCGTCGGCCCAGTCGTCTACAAGGCGCTGACAAGCACAGGCATCAAGACGGGGGAGATCCACACCGACGGCGCGCTGCCCGCGAGCACCGACATGGAGGGCACGTGGGAAGTCATCCACGGCAGCGGCGCGAATATGACCTCGGTGGGTTACACCTTCCATGAAATTTTGCCCGGTGAAGATAAAGACACCTCGGGCTCCACACATGACGTAACAGGCACAGTGACGGTAACGGGCACACAGCTGACCCAAGCCAAAATCGTGGTCGCAATGGACACACTCGAAACGGATGTCGAAAAGCGAGATATCAATGTGCGCCGGGGGATTTTACACACCGAGGATTATCCCGAAGCAGTTTTTGCCGTCGATAAGCCCGTGTCGATTGACGGCATCACAGAAGATGGAACTGTGGGACACGTTACAGTGCCGGGCGTGCTGACGCTCCACGGGGTGAGCAAGAACGTCGATGCACCGTTGGACATTTTGCGCACGGGTAATCGAGTGATCATCGGCGGGACCGTGCCGATCAACCGTTTGGACTTTGACGTTCAGACACCAGAGTTTGTGGCCGCAGTGATCGACGAACAGGGCGAGCTCAACATCAGGCTGACCCTAGAGAAGGTGTAG
- a CDS encoding nitrite/sulfite reductase — translation MSVADSYHLGDRTRSDGCPGALSMHKAKDGRIGRVRAPGGRVTSRQWEALAHMAETFGDGHIHLTTRGNIQIRGISEGDMDAFAEACEAGGFLPSREHDKVRNIISSPMAHSRYAECDVAWIVAELDDALIASRDVIGLSGRTLFGIDSGEGDIMAQQPDFGVVLSTTNPKVAQIIVGGCPIGLFVSHDDAARALVAAASRWQEIRGTAWRVQEKPEVLPDLIDTIASAVECLDIDHVTHDHASTIAPPQRGAFLDDPRPIGWLPHPETGEVSLGCSLAFAHMSADVARILAAVDRPIVVTPWHSLVIHDLPEAIAERLVEMLAPRGVLFDQQSPWVQVSACPGIATCEKSHSDTRADAVSFIRSMVDGTDEHTPDAPRGNNNLRVHFSGCVRRCGHPQGAYVDYLATGDGEYEVTEVTSPTPV, via the coding sequence ATGTCTGTAGCTGATTCTTATCACCTTGGCGACCGCACTCGCTCCGACGGGTGCCCGGGCGCTCTGAGCATGCACAAAGCCAAGGATGGACGCATCGGCCGCGTGCGCGCGCCGGGCGGTCGGGTTACCTCGCGGCAGTGGGAAGCCCTCGCACACATGGCGGAAACTTTCGGCGACGGTCACATCCACCTCACGACCCGCGGCAACATCCAGATCCGCGGTATCTCCGAAGGCGACATGGACGCATTCGCTGAAGCGTGCGAAGCCGGCGGGTTTCTGCCCAGCCGCGAGCACGACAAAGTACGCAACATCATCTCCTCCCCCATGGCGCACAGCCGTTACGCCGAATGCGACGTCGCGTGGATAGTCGCGGAACTCGATGACGCGCTGATTGCGTCCCGCGACGTCATTGGTCTATCCGGCCGCACCTTGTTCGGTATCGATTCGGGTGAGGGGGACATTATGGCCCAGCAGCCCGACTTCGGTGTCGTATTGTCCACAACCAACCCCAAGGTCGCCCAGATCATCGTGGGTGGTTGCCCTATCGGCCTATTCGTCTCACATGATGACGCCGCGAGGGCTCTGGTCGCAGCCGCCTCACGCTGGCAGGAGATCCGCGGCACCGCCTGGCGCGTGCAAGAAAAACCGGAGGTGTTGCCCGACCTGATCGACACGATTGCCTCCGCTGTGGAGTGCCTCGATATCGACCATGTCACCCACGATCATGCGAGCACCATTGCCCCACCCCAACGGGGCGCCTTCCTGGATGATCCTCGTCCGATCGGGTGGCTGCCCCACCCCGAAACCGGCGAAGTATCCCTGGGGTGCTCACTGGCGTTCGCACACATGTCGGCTGATGTCGCGCGGATACTCGCCGCAGTCGACCGACCCATCGTCGTCACCCCCTGGCATAGCCTGGTTATACACGACCTACCCGAAGCCATCGCCGAACGCCTGGTGGAAATGCTCGCACCCCGCGGTGTGCTCTTCGACCAACAGTCCCCCTGGGTGCAGGTCAGCGCATGCCCGGGTATCGCAACATGCGAAAAATCCCATTCGGACACCAGAGCGGATGCCGTCAGCTTCATCCGCTCCATGGTCGACGGAACAGACGAGCACACACCCGACGCACCACGTGGAAACAACAACCTGCGGGTGCACTTTTCTGGCTGTGTGCGCCGCTGCGGCCACCCACAAGGCGCCTACGTGGACTACCTCGCCACCGGCGACGGCGAATACGAGGTAACCGAAGTGACCAGCCCAACCCCCGTGTAG
- a CDS encoding polyprenol monophosphomannose synthase, giving the protein MKTLVIIPTYNELENLPLITGRVRKAAPKVDVLIVDDNSPDGTGERADRMAESDEHIHVLHREGKGGLCGAYVAGFQWGLEKGYDVLCEMDADGSHAPEQLHLLLEEIDNGADLVIGSRYIPGGKVVNWPKKRWVLSKGGNIYISLALGAGLSDMTAGYRAYRRELLEALDLDELSNAGYIFQVDLAWRAVHGGYDVREVPITFTEREIGESKLDGSFVKDSLLEVTKWGAAHRGEQISEAFKETKKIATYELQRFRKKHNI; this is encoded by the coding sequence GTGAAGACTCTCGTCATCATCCCGACCTACAACGAGCTGGAAAACCTCCCGCTCATTACCGGGCGCGTGCGCAAGGCAGCCCCCAAGGTTGACGTCCTCATCGTCGATGACAACAGCCCCGACGGCACCGGGGAACGCGCCGACCGCATGGCAGAAAGCGATGAGCACATCCACGTGCTCCACCGCGAGGGCAAAGGGGGACTGTGCGGCGCCTACGTCGCCGGCTTCCAATGGGGTCTCGAAAAAGGCTACGACGTCCTGTGCGAAATGGACGCAGACGGCTCCCACGCACCCGAACAATTGCACCTGTTGCTGGAGGAAATCGATAACGGCGCTGATCTGGTCATCGGTTCCCGCTACATTCCCGGCGGCAAGGTCGTCAACTGGCCGAAGAAGCGCTGGGTGCTGTCCAAGGGCGGCAACATCTACATCTCCCTCGCTCTAGGGGCCGGCCTGTCCGACATGACTGCCGGCTACCGTGCCTACCGGCGTGAGCTTCTTGAGGCTCTGGACCTCGACGAGCTATCCAACGCCGGCTACATCTTCCAGGTGGATTTGGCCTGGCGTGCAGTCCACGGTGGCTACGACGTACGCGAGGTGCCGATCACCTTCACGGAACGCGAAATCGGCGAATCCAAGCTAGACGGAAGCTTCGTCAAGGATTCTTTGTTGGAGGTCACCAAGTGGGGTGCTGCCCACCGTGGCGAGCAAATCTCCGAAGCGTTCAAAGAAACCAAGAAGATCGCCACCTACGAACTGCAACGTTTCCGCAAGAAGCACAACATCTAG
- a CDS encoding FxsA family protein, producing MPLVVVIPYLLIEALAFYGVSKLIGTGWALVALIAFFFGGLMLAAVEMRSIARKLQAGREKPGAAAGDLGLVATGAFGVALPGFVTTIAGLLLIIAPTRVLVRQLLARQLRRRLEEFGGRAFETVSMRASGGAPVSYGTFVINEDGSPADGSAPSDEDISQWSRTITPEDFGTDTGSNDK from the coding sequence ATGCCTTTAGTAGTTGTTATTCCTTATCTGCTGATTGAGGCGCTCGCCTTCTACGGTGTTTCCAAACTCATCGGCACCGGTTGGGCCCTGGTCGCTCTCATCGCGTTTTTCTTCGGTGGCCTGATGCTCGCCGCAGTAGAGATGCGTTCGATCGCGCGCAAGCTGCAGGCTGGAAGGGAAAAACCGGGTGCTGCTGCCGGCGATCTCGGTCTTGTTGCTACCGGCGCTTTCGGGGTTGCTCTGCCGGGCTTCGTTACAACCATCGCTGGTCTGCTGCTGATCATCGCCCCAACGCGTGTTCTGGTTAGGCAGCTTCTTGCCCGCCAACTGCGTCGCCGCCTTGAGGAATTCGGCGGTAGGGCCTTCGAGACTGTATCGATGCGTGCGTCCGGTGGCGCTCCCGTCAGTTATGGAACCTTCGTCATCAACGAAGACGGCAGTCCCGCAGATGGCTCCGCCCCCTCGGATGAGGACATCTCCCAGTGGTCGCGCACCATCACCCCGGAAGACTTCGGCACAGACACAGGTAGCAACGATAAATAA
- a CDS encoding RNA polymerase-binding protein RbpA: MADRVLRGSRMGAVSYETDRDHDLAPRQMVRYRTDNGEIFEVPFADDAEIPSEWSCKNGMTGTLMEGEGLEAKPVKPPRTHWDMLRERRSIEELDELLEERIENLRKRRRNAARLLKQQQEEATAAQVEASK; the protein is encoded by the coding sequence TTGGCAGATCGAGTTCTTCGCGGTAGCCGCATGGGCGCCGTGAGTTATGAAACAGACCGCGATCATGATTTGGCCCCCCGCCAGATGGTTCGCTACCGCACCGATAACGGCGAAATTTTCGAGGTGCCTTTCGCTGATGACGCTGAAATTCCCAGCGAATGGTCGTGCAAGAACGGCATGACAGGCACCCTCATGGAGGGCGAAGGCCTAGAAGCCAAGCCGGTGAAGCCTCCGCGTACCCACTGGGATATGCTGCGTGAACGCCGCAGCATTGAAGAGCTCGATGAGCTCCTGGAGGAGCGCATCGAAAATCTACGCAAGCGCCGCCGTAATGCAGCCCGCCTGCTGAAGCAGCAGCAAGAGGAAGCCACCGCAGCGCAGGTGGAAGCTTCGAAGTAG